The Balneola sp. genomic sequence TTCCACCCGTTCCCATCCCGAACACGGACGTTAAGCCCTGCAGCGCCGATGGTACTGCACACGCGGTAGAGTAGGTCGTCGCCTTCTTTATTTTTTATACAACCCTATACCTAAACAGGTGTAGGGTTTTTTTATGTCTTTAACCGACGCTTACCTATAATTGGTTAAATACAGGAATGAACAAAATTTGCTTTATTCGCCAATATAATTTGCTCATCTTTTTTTCATTATATCAGCCTTTTAAATATATTCGATAATCGGAATAATTAGTATTTAATATGGTTTTCTATGATATCGACTGACTTTACTTTTTCAAGTTGGGCAAAATTTGTGCAAAACATTTATATGGAGTAGTGTGTAGAATTAGAGTATTATGGGGCAGTTGTTTTTTGTGGGAGTAAGTGGTGTTGATTAAGTAATACTAAACTAATTCGGTTGTGTATTTCTACATGTAACCAAAAGAAGACTTTTAAAAAATAAATTATTTATGTCTGACAAATTATTTAGTCTTAAAAATAAGCTGGCAATAGTGACGGGTGGTGGTACAGGATTAGGTTTTGGTATCACAAAAGCTTTTGTAGAGGCCGGTGCTAAAGTAATAATTACAGGGAGATCGGAAACCGTTCTTAAAGATGCATCGGGTGAATTAGGTGACCAAGTAAGCTATATAGTAAGTGATGTCTCGGTTGTTGAAGAGTTACCGTTGTTTGTAGAAAAAGTAGAGTCTGAATTTGGAGAGATAGACACATTGGTTAACAACGCCGGCATAAATATGAAAAAGCCTTTAACTGAAGTCACAGATGCCGAATTCCAGAATATAATTCAGACTAATGTAAATGGATTATTCTCGTTAACAAGAGAAGTTGCTAAGGGAATGAAGAGGAGAAAAAGAGGCTCTATAATAAATATTACCTCAATGGCCGCTATTTATGGAATCCCAATGGTTACTGCATATACCACATCAAAAACTGCAGTACTTGGGATGACAAAGTCCTTAGCTGTTGACTTATCTCCAGAGGGAATACGAGTTAATGCTATTGCTCCTGGCTTTATTGATTCACCAATGCTTAGAAAAGCCTTTGATTCTGACCCTGACCGTGAAAGAAGAGTGTTAGAACGTACACCAATGAAGAAATTAGGAGAAGCAAGAGATATTGCAATGGCAGCCGTGTTCCTTGCTTCAGATGCAGCGAAATTTGTAACGGGTGTAAATTTACCTGTAGACGGAGGGAATTCAATTGGCTTTTAATTCAAACTATACAAAAAGGTTCTTCACTTCAGTACTGCTAGTTATCGGGTTGAATCTATTTAGTAATCTATATGCGGAAGATGGCTATGAAACCTGGCTTAGATATGAGAAGATAGATTCTCCTGAATTATTAAAGGAATACAGATTATTATTTAAGAATGTCATAGTTAAAGGCGAAAGCCAGACTATGAAAGTAATCAGTATAGAGTTGAAAAAAGGTTTGTCCGGTTTATTGGGAAAGAATATTGAATTCAAATCTTTGATAAATAGCAGTGGGAATTTAATTATAGGAACTCCTACTACCTCTGAATTTATTGCTAATGCCGGTTTAGAAAATGAACTGGCAAAGATTGGTGATGAAGGATTTATCATTCGAAATGTAAAGAGCAATGGTAAAACGGCTATTACAGTAGCGGCAAACTCTGACATTGGGACCTTGTATGGTACTTTTCATCTTTTAAGAATGATTCAAACACATCAGAGTTTTGAAAATATATCTATTACATCTTCTCCGAAGATACAGCACAGGGTTTTAAACCATTGGGACAACTTGAACCGGCTTGTAGAAAGAGGTTATGCAGGTCTTTCACTATGGGACTGGGGAACTCTTCCCGAATATAAAGATCCTCGATATACTGATTATGCCCGTATCAATGCCTCTATGGGAATTAACGGTACTGTTCTTAATAATGTAAACGCTGATGCTCGTATCTTAACTGATCAATTCCTGGATAAAGTAAAAGTACTTGCAGACATCTTCAGACCCTACGGAATAAAAGTTTTTATCTCAATTAACTATCAGGCTCCGATTACTATTGGAGGTCTCGATACAGCTGATCCTCTAGACGAAAACGTAAGGGCATGGTGGAAAGAAACAGCGAATGATATATATAGCCGTATTCCTGACTTTGGAGGATTTCTTGTTAAAGCGGATTCCGAAGGTCAACCCGGACCGTTTAAGTACAATCGGAATCATGCAGAGGGAGCGAATGTATTGGCAGAAGCTGTAGCCCCACATGATGGTGTAGTTATCTGGCGAGCTTTTGTTTATAGCCCTGAACAAACAGATCGATTTAGAGAAGCCTACGATGAGTTTCTTCCGCTTGATGGTAAATTTAACAAGAATGTGATTCTCCAGGTTAAGAATGGCCCAATTGATTTTCAGCCGAGGGAACCTTTCTCGCCGTTGTTTGGAGCAATGAAGGAAACCAGTACCATGCTGGAGCTTCAGATAACACAGGAATATTTTGGTTTCGCAAACCACCTGGCCTACATGGGTACCTTATTTGAAGAAGCTGTAGATGCCGATACTTATGCCAAGGGCGAAGGCTCGACCGTAGGCAAGGTAATCTCCGGCGAAGTTTTTGATTATGAGCATACAGGAATTGCCGGAGTAGTGAATTTAGGAACAGACCGAAACTGGACGGGGCATCCGTTTGTGCAGTCGAGTTGGTATGCCTTTGGTAGATTAGCTTGGGACTATACTCTAAGTGCTGATCAAATTGCAGATGAATGGCTCAAAATGACTTTCACAAATAACAATGAGTTTGTTGAGCCAATCAAAGATGTTATGCTGAAGTCGAGAGAGGCTGGTGTCAACTACAGATCGCCATTAGGTCTAACCCATTTATATGCTCAGGGCCATCACTACGGACCTGCCCCTTGGACTTCTGATCTCCCGCGACCAGACTGGACAGCGGTATATTATCATAAGGCAGATGAAGAAGGCTTAGGCTTTGACAGAACCGAAACAGGATCCAACGCCATTGAGCAATATAATCAACCACTCCAAAGTCAGTTTAGTGAAATAGAGACCACTCCGGAAGATCTGTTATTATGGTTCCACCATGTTAGTTGGGATTACGAAATGGATTCCGGAAGAAACCTTTGGGAAGAATTGGTGCATAAATATTATGCCGGTGTAGATACGGTGCGATGGATGCAGGAGCAGTGGAATAGCATAGAGGGCTTGATTGATGATGAGAGATTCAAACATGTAAAAGCACTTCTCAAAATTCAGGAAAAAGATGCCGTCCGGTGGAGAAATTCATGTGTGCTATACTTCCAGACTTTTTCACATCAACCAATACCGGAAGGCTTGGAAAAACCCGAGCATGATTTGGAATACTATAAAAAACTTGAACAAACAGAATATGTACCTGACCCCAGGTATTATTAAAGCAAAGGAAATTTATGCGTGATCTCGTTCTCCTATTAATAGGTTTATTTTTGGCCGTTGGTTGTACTCAGAAACAACAAACTGACGGACTAAAAGATGCATATAAAGATGACTTTTATATAGGTGCCGCTGTAAATACTAGTCAATATTCAGGGCGGGATGCCAGAGCCCTTCCTATCCTAAAAGAGCACTTTAATTCAATTACTCCTGAAAATGATTTGAAGTGGGAGAATATCCATCCGGAACGGGATACCTATAACTTTGAAGAAGCTGATAAGTTTGTTGAATTCGGAGTACAAAATGAGATGTTTATCGTTGGGCACACTTTGGTCTGGCACAGCCAAACTCCGGATTGGGTTTTTGAAGATGAAGAAGGAAATCCAATTAGCAGAGAAGAACTACTGGCTCGAATGAAAGATCATATCTATACCGTAGTTGGCAGATACAGAGGTAAAATTGATGGATGGGATGTAGTAAATGAGGCTGTGAATGATGATGGTACAATCCGGGAATCACCTTGGTATAATATCATTGGAAAAGATTATATAGCCAAAGCATTTCAGTTTGCACATGAAGCCGATCCTGAAGCTGAGCTTTATTATAATGATTACAACCTTCACCTACCGGATAAAGCAGATGCTGCTGCCGAATGGGTCAAAGAAGTTCAGGACAGTGGAGTCAGGGTTACAGGAATAGGAATGCAAGGGCATTATGGACTCGATTATCCAACTAAAGAAGCGCTGGAAAGAAGCATTAATTTATTTGGTGAGCTTGGCATTGTAGCTATTACTGAATTAGATATTGATGTGCTTCCTTCACCATTTCAATACACCGGAGCGGATATTAGCAGGAGGGCAGAACTTAGGGATGAACTTAATCCATACACAGAAAATTTACCCGACTCTATGGTGCAAAAACAGACCGACCAGTTTAAATTGCTCTTTGAAGTATTTCATAAGCAGTCTGATGTGATTAACCGCGTAACAACCTGGGGTGTTACCGATGGGGATTCATGGAAAAATGGCTGGCCAATGCCGGGTCGAACTAATTATCCGCTGTTGTTCGATCGTGAAGGAAATCCAAAGCCGGCAGTTGAGGCGTTGAAAGATATAGCAACTAACTAAATGCTTAGTTAGGATTTACCGAGAGGTAATGGAGTAAGGAATAATAGTCAGTGATTAATTAACATCTTAAAAACACCCGAATGAAAAAAGAACGTGCAAAAATAGGCGTAGTAGAAAAAATTGGATACAGTGCGGGTGATGCAGCCTCCAATCTATTCTTTCAAACATTTGTCAACTACCTGCTCTTTTTCTACACAGATGTGTTTGGGATTTCGGCGGGTGTAGCAGGAACCATGTTTTTGGTTACCAGAATATTTGACGCGGTGACTGAC encodes the following:
- a CDS encoding 3-oxoacyl-ACP reductase, encoding MSDKLFSLKNKLAIVTGGGTGLGFGITKAFVEAGAKVIITGRSETVLKDASGELGDQVSYIVSDVSVVEELPLFVEKVESEFGEIDTLVNNAGINMKKPLTEVTDAEFQNIIQTNVNGLFSLTREVAKGMKRRKRGSIINITSMAAIYGIPMVTAYTTSKTAVLGMTKSLAVDLSPEGIRVNAIAPGFIDSPMLRKAFDSDPDRERRVLERTPMKKLGEARDIAMAAVFLASDAAKFVTGVNLPVDGGNSIGF
- a CDS encoding alpha-glucuronidase; this encodes MAFNSNYTKRFFTSVLLVIGLNLFSNLYAEDGYETWLRYEKIDSPELLKEYRLLFKNVIVKGESQTMKVISIELKKGLSGLLGKNIEFKSLINSSGNLIIGTPTTSEFIANAGLENELAKIGDEGFIIRNVKSNGKTAITVAANSDIGTLYGTFHLLRMIQTHQSFENISITSSPKIQHRVLNHWDNLNRLVERGYAGLSLWDWGTLPEYKDPRYTDYARINASMGINGTVLNNVNADARILTDQFLDKVKVLADIFRPYGIKVFISINYQAPITIGGLDTADPLDENVRAWWKETANDIYSRIPDFGGFLVKADSEGQPGPFKYNRNHAEGANVLAEAVAPHDGVVIWRAFVYSPEQTDRFREAYDEFLPLDGKFNKNVILQVKNGPIDFQPREPFSPLFGAMKETSTMLELQITQEYFGFANHLAYMGTLFEEAVDADTYAKGEGSTVGKVISGEVFDYEHTGIAGVVNLGTDRNWTGHPFVQSSWYAFGRLAWDYTLSADQIADEWLKMTFTNNNEFVEPIKDVMLKSREAGVNYRSPLGLTHLYAQGHHYGPAPWTSDLPRPDWTAVYYHKADEEGLGFDRTETGSNAIEQYNQPLQSQFSEIETTPEDLLLWFHHVSWDYEMDSGRNLWEELVHKYYAGVDTVRWMQEQWNSIEGLIDDERFKHVKALLKIQEKDAVRWRNSCVLYFQTFSHQPIPEGLEKPEHDLEYYKKLEQTEYVPDPRYY
- a CDS encoding 1,4-beta-xylanase; this translates as MRDLVLLLIGLFLAVGCTQKQQTDGLKDAYKDDFYIGAAVNTSQYSGRDARALPILKEHFNSITPENDLKWENIHPERDTYNFEEADKFVEFGVQNEMFIVGHTLVWHSQTPDWVFEDEEGNPISREELLARMKDHIYTVVGRYRGKIDGWDVVNEAVNDDGTIRESPWYNIIGKDYIAKAFQFAHEADPEAELYYNDYNLHLPDKADAAAEWVKEVQDSGVRVTGIGMQGHYGLDYPTKEALERSINLFGELGIVAITELDIDVLPSPFQYTGADISRRAELRDELNPYTENLPDSMVQKQTDQFKLLFEVFHKQSDVINRVTTWGVTDGDSWKNGWPMPGRTNYPLLFDREGNPKPAVEALKDIATN